The Podospora pseudopauciseta strain CBS 411.78 chromosome 2 map unlocalized CBS411.78m_2, whole genome shotgun sequence genome has a window encoding:
- a CDS encoding uncharacterized protein (EggNog:ENOG503NZDM), whose amino-acid sequence MSTPSGSPSPLQVAANSFVDETKMPKGHCRYILLLPEIKGQRCACVGFSLNKGIPGASCDCGHLACFHNKEPEVATDSKQELELLKKRIQQLEDQMTRGQDGVTETLVSRINEMEEHLEKSKEEFSEQIKGTYRNITISWRSIEQAEQKSKQQDEQLRQIYEKLRDHNEQLERLDAGQLELRDADLSLEERIENITEILEEEEERRRSSPARRPRRRSTSDTSRPNLPLGQGAVPSDDYRRPFPPTAGPRNPGHGEGLERGGTTAFQLMKPLPVSARSTGPWTVHISLLPHAGVPMPFERNTNAYQRCLSRGLHRMVAVHGPDAESFNRAVEEAFGSFLKGREWMPLQAKLCDAETLQGLPMLRQLDPQLIDPKKYDQDFLRHQCGVCDSNGIIDSLYIAMKSHTISWHTLRHSPVFMAGLESCWAYDALLDRDQYDGDMAIDDEDRPAAGDITTILPPIQPSLKRPLTEMSRSNSFSAGAAEGEDTRKKRACPVPPPPGTIVEIRRRGVGAA is encoded by the coding sequence ATGTCGACTCCTTCCGGATCCCCGTCGCCGCTACAGGTGGCGGCCAACAGCTTTGTCGATGAAACCAAGATGCCCAAGGGACACTGCCGCTACATCCTGCTTCTTCCCGAAATCAAGGGCCAGCGATGTGCCTGTGTCGGCTTTTCACTCAATAAAGGCATCCCAGGTGCCAGTTGTGACTGCGGTCACTTGGCGTGCTTCCACAACAAGGAGCCAGAAGTGGCCACAGACTCGAAGCAAGAGCTGGAACTCTTGAAGAAACGCATTCAGCAGCTTGAGGATCAGATGACCAGAGGGCAGGATGGTGTAACTGAAACTCTTGTCAGCAGGATCAACGAAATGGAGGAACACTTGGAAAAGAGCAAGGAAGAGTTCAGTGAACAGATCAAGGGCACCTATCGAAATATCACCATCAGCTGGCGATCCATCGAGCAGGCCGAACAGAAGAGCAAGCAGCAGGATGAACAGCTCCGCCAGATTTATGAAAAGTTGAGGGACCACAACGAACAACTCGAGAGGCTGGATGCTGGGCAGTTGGAACTCCGAGATGCTGACCTGAGCCTGGAGGAGCGGATCGAAAATATCACCGAGAtcttggaggaagaggaggaacgCCGAAGATCATCACCTGCCCGGCGTCCCAGAAGAAGATCGACCTCTGACACATCACGCCCAAACCTCCCTTTAGGGCAGGGGGCCGTCCCGTCAGACGACTATCGTCGCCCATTTCCGCCAACGGCCGGCCCCCGCAACCCAGGACATGGCGAGGGCCTCGAACGAGGCGGGACCACAGCGTTCCAACTGATGAAACCCCTCCCCGTTTCTGCCCGGTCCACGGGCCCGTGGACAGTGCACATTTCGCTCCTCCCGCATGCGGGTGTGCCGATGCCCTTCGAGCGGAACACCAACGCCTACCAGCGGTGTCTATCCCGAGGACTCCACCGCATGGTTGCAGTCCACGGACCCGACGCAGAGTCGTTCAACagagcggtggaggaggcatTCGGCAGCTTCCTGAAGGGGCGGGAGTGGATGCCGCTGCAGGCGAAGCTCTGCGACGCCGAGACACTTCAGGGTCTTCCGATGCTTCGTCAACTGGACCCTCAACTAATTGATCCAAAGAAATACGACCAAGACTTCCTCCGCCACCAATGCGGCGTCTGTGACTCCAACGGCATCATCGATTCGCTGTACATCGCCATGAAATCCCACACCATTTCCTGGCACACCTTGAGGCATTCCCCCGTCTTCATGGCTGGTCTTGAGTCGTGCTGGGCATACGACGCCCTTCTCGACAGAGACCAATACGACGGCGACATGGCTattgacgacgaggacagACCGGCAGCGGGCgatatcaccaccatcttgcCTCCAATCCAACCGTCGCTCAAGAGGCCCCTCACCGAAATGTCGCGGTCAAACAGCTTCAGTGCCGGCGCAGCCGAAGGGGAAGACACGCGAAAGAAGCGAGCATGTCCAgtcccgcctcctccaggcACCATTGTCGAGATCAGGAGGCGCGGTGTTGGGGCAGCGTGA
- a CDS encoding uncharacterized protein (COG:S; EggNog:ENOG503P73E) — protein MDLDIEMDVDDVQEVPQHIPEAYTHDIITGEEQEPGEVDDIPDEQNGSSAESVRVPNKVHIRGLDTFTPNDVKGYLSEHYGMMEFERVEWINDSSANYIFKSESAAQNALLSLAAVEIADLSQLSPLEMLPAKNFSQKPESNLLVRFAVAGDRKVQGAAAYSRFYLINPEYDPEERRRRGEFNRGKYRDRDDRPRRRRRESRSEERNTFDVNLYDDDPKALSNRVATSPRPRYRSRSVNSADFRRERRVRSRSRERPNRNKELFPERRRPAVGLRDRSASPVRDRDGDAQMDLEEDARAVAVQRSRERGRELRERLSRDTKAKELFPSKVTAKKELFPEKAGLAVGSKAQMDQVTNSSTILATASLADRITTRPTASGGEGGLNIRGMAGKQGTGQGIAIKGTGAKVKELFPGKFGSGGNAGKELFAEKLEGRGRRRQRAEDSWN, from the exons ATGGATCTCGACATTGAGATGGACGTGGACGACGTCCAGGAGGTCCCACAGCATATCCCAGAGGCGTACACTCATGATATAATCACCGGCGAGGAACAG GAACCCGGTGAGGTCGACGACATCCCAGACGAGCAAAACGGCAGCTCGGCAGAGAGTGTTCGCGTGCCCAACAAGGTTCACATTCGCGGCCTCGAcaccttcacccccaacGATGTCAAGGGCTACCTTTCCGAGCACTACGGCATGATGGAGTTTGAGCGAGTCGAATGGATCAACGACAGCTCGGCCAATTACATTTTCAAATCCGAGTCGGCCGCGCAAAACGCCCTGCTTTCTCTTGCGGCGGTTGAGATTGCCGACCTGAGTCAGCTTTCGCCGCTTGAGATGCTGCCAGCCAAGAACTTTTCCCAAAAGCCAGAGTCGAACTTGCTGGTCCGGTTTGCGGTGGCGGGAGACAGGAAGGTGCAGGGGGCTGCGGCTTATAGTCGGTTTTATTTGATCAACCCGGAGTATGATCCCGAGGAGAGGCGCCGGAGGGGGGAGTTTAATAGGGGCAAGTATAGGGATCGGGATGACAGGCCtcgcaggaggaggagggagagtcGTTCGGAGGAGAGGAATACGTTTGATGTTAATCTTTATGATGATGATCCGAAGGCATTGAGTAATCGGGTTGCGACGAGTCCTAGGCCACGATACCGGTCGAGATCGGTGAACTCGGCGGATTTTAGAAGGGAAAGGAGGGTTAGGTCCAGGTCGAGGGAGAGGCCGAATCGGAACAAGGAGCTTTTCCCTGAGAGACGGAGGCCGGCGGTTGGGTTGAGGGATAGGTCTGCTTCTCCAGTCAGGGATCGGGATGGGGACGCGCAgatggatttggaggaggatgctcgTGCTGTGGCTGTTCAGCGGAGTAGAGAAAGAGGTCGGGAGCTGAGGGAAAGACTGTCTAGGGATACTAAGGCCAAGGAGTTGTTCCCAAGCAAAGTCACGGCAAAAAAGGAGCTGTTTCCAGAGAAGGCTGGGTTGGCGGTTGGCAGCAAGGCACAGATGGATCAGGTCACTAACAGCTCAACTATTCTCGCCACCG CATCATTAGCAGACAGGATAACAACTCGACCGACGGCAtcaggaggggaaggggggctgAATATTCGTGGCATGGCTGGGAAGCAAGGGACAGGTCAGGGGATTGCGATCAAGGGGACGGGGGCCAAGGTTAAGGAGTTGTTCCCGGGCAAGTTTGGGAGTGGGGGGAATGCTGGGAAGGAGTTGTTTGCGGAgaagttggaggggagggggaggaggaggcagagggcGGAGGATTCTTGGAATTGA
- a CDS encoding uncharacterized protein (EggNog:ENOG503P84M), with translation MAESSNNNNNINPAAWFRTFGRSKSSLQTSTTTSPSRAASITTTIGHDAPATPTPDTSPGRLRARPAAAVRRVSSLFSLVGGGGGGSILSGGSPKRDSFPDHGLPGRAPPMGALPLSGFHDGGGGGLGLQGLMGGLGVGGKRGEEESIVWSRPTMMQMVETLRGVMMGVMRMPDRGRGVRKMKGEGGREGDWERIELERDRERRWGERGGWGGLPVEYNSHVLVLLEGFGHLVEQLNKAQEELAELKNLREKEVEQFRGISEEWIQRENGYKAEIKRLELVLAKESKNGVASVALARHGSLINRSGTKRFQARLKRLSSSQDADNTREVHADPEPSMVGVKETTSRYETIGDIPRDVNPHHDVLLSRLVEKQGKAQSSRHFQEGERVLNQILPDTGHTNRPKSPPTHRNQRDKDDEDIECPASGEVTLKVPSTRERASLYEKGQGGVNAGPNSHAYAGVAGCPIEDPSADESSASSRWDAESSTSDDSLQNNGSSLVGPQPRRSNDSGPGLFDGTNSQLADNGLGAIDEGTGHMLDTGFLNRGYSFKRGDDEHLPVTSPSHRKVKGPDSDSMYLYTYTPFDDVSSVRPDCVGSPSEKRPARPAGLAPSTSTGSVIWRGNDDTIRDERTPRASACENQGEDSDGGSQQ, from the exons ATGGCGgaaagcagcaacaacaacaacaacatcaacccagCAGCCTGGTTCCGGACATTTGGAAGGTCGAAGAGTTCGCTGCAGACGTCGACCACGACAAGCCCGAGCCGTGCCGCGAGTATCACCACCACGATTGGTCACGATgccccagcaacaccaacacccgaCACCTCCCCCGGCCGTCTCCGCGCCCgtccggctgctgctgtgagacGGGTTTCCTCGCTGTTTAGTCttgttggtgggggtggtggtgggagtatTCTGTCGGGTGGGAGTCCAAAACGAGACAGCTTCCCTGATCATGGTCTTCCAGGGAGGGCGCCGCCTATGGGGGCATTGCCGCTCAGTGGGTttcatgatggtggtggtggtggtttgggatTGCAAGggctgatgggggggttgggggtgggagggaaaaggggggaggaggagagtaTTGTTTGGTCGAGGCCGACTATGATGCAGATGGTGGAGACTTTGAGGGGGGTAATGATGGGGGTTATGAGGATGCCTGatcgagggaggggggtgaggaagatgaagggggaggggggtagggagggggattggGAGAGGATAGAGCTGGAGAGGGATAGGGAGAGACGGTGGggtgaaagggggggttgggggggtcTGCCGGTTGA ATATAACTCGCATGTGCTCGTTCTCCTCGAAGGCTTCGGCCATCTTGTAGAGCAGTTGAACAAAGCCCAGGAAGAGCTCGCCGAGCTCAAGAACCTGCGGGAGAAGGAAGTCGAACAGTTCCGTGGCATCAGCGAAGAATGGATTCAACGAGAGAATGGCTACAAGGCTGAAATCAAGCGTCTTGAGCTAGTCCTGGCAAAAGAAAGCAAGAACGGCGTCGCCTCTGTTGCATTGGCTAGACATGGCAGTCTCATAAACCGCTCGGGAACGAAAAGATTTCAGGCACGGTTGAAGCGGTTGAGCAGTTCCCAAGATGCCG ATAACACCAGAGAAGTCCACGCCGACCCAGAGCCCAGCATGGTGGGGGTGAAAGAAACCACGTCACGTTACGAAACAATCG GTGACATTCCACGGGACGTCAATCCTCACCATGATGTATTGCTCTCCCGCCTGGTCGAGAAGCAGGGCAAAGCCCAGTCAAGCCGACACTTTCAAGAGGGGGAACGAGTCTTGAACCAAATACTCCCTGATACTGGGCACACCAACAGACCAAAAAGCCCACCAACCCACCGAAATCAACGTGAcaaggatgacgaggacatTGAGTGCCCCGCATCCGGCGAAGTTACCCTGAAAGTACCAAGCACTAGGGAGCGGGCATCACTGTACGAAAAGGGGCAAGGGGGAGTCAATGCAGGTCCCAACAGTCACGCTTACGCTGGCGTGGCAGGTTGCCCCATTGAAGACCCATCGGCCGATGAGTCCTCTGCTAGCTCAAGATGGGACGCGGAATCTTCAACATCTGACGATTCTCTGCAAAATAATGGCTCCTCATTGGTAGGTCCCCAGCCCCGACGATCTAACGATTCGGGACCTGGGCTGTTTGACGGTACAAACAGCCAGCTAGCTGATAACGGTCTCGGCGCCATAGACGAAGGCACAGGACACATGCTCGATACAGGTTTCCTGAACCGTGGATACAGCTTTAAACGAGGCGATGACGAGCATCTTCCAGTGACCTCCCCCAGCCACAGGAAAGTCAAAGGGCCGGATTCTGACTCGATGTACCTTTATACATACACACCTTTCGACGATGTATCCAGTGTGAGGCCTGACTGTGTGGGCTCGCCGTCAGAGAAGAGACCGGCTCGCCCCGCAGGTCTCGCTCCCTCTACATCGACCGGTTCTGTTATCTGGCGGGGCAATGACGACACCATCAGAGATGAAAGGACCCCTAGAGCTAGTGCCTGCGAGAACCAGGGCGAAGACTCGGACGGTGGCAGTCAACAGTGA